The genomic region TGGGAAGTTTAGGCTGGCGCACTTAATACGGTTAATAGAGGTTAAGTTGCTTGGTCGGACTGACCTGGGCGACATGCCTAGAACGTATTTCAGGGAGTCTTATAGAGAGTTTAATGTTGAAAATATAAGTATTGAGAATTCCATATAATTACGTATTGAATTATCGTTAGGAATATTTCAGCGGAATAAGATTTTTAAATGAATTTTTCAATCGCCATCATGGTGGGACAATTGCAACGGTAAAGGAACCAATCCTTGAGGTTATCGATGTTGGTTATAGCTACAAGACTGAGAAGGGTCCCATACCAGTCCTCAAGAACATAAATTTTAAGGTTCATTCTCACGAATTTGTATCCATAGTTGCACCGACAGGCACTGGAAAGACGACATTACTTAGGATAATAGCCGGCTTAAGGAGGCCAGATAGCGGTAAGGTGCTTCTTATGGGCGAGGAAGTTAAGGGACCAACGCCTAAGCTTGCCATGATATTTCAGGACTTTGCCCTCTACCCCTGGCTTACGGCACTCGAGAATGTGGAACTGGCGCTACTTCATAGGAAGGATCTTAGTAAGGAGGTTAGGAGGGAAATTGCTCGGAAGTACCTCGAGCTGGTGGGCCTCGGTGGTTTTGAGGATTATTACCCAAGGGAGTTGAGTGGTGGTATGAAGCAGAGGGTGGCGATTGCAAGGGCGCTAGCTGCGCAGCCAGTGGTTTTGCTGATGGACGAGCCCTTCGCAAACCTAGACGCAATAACCGCCGAGGGCCTTAGGGCCGAGATATATAACATGGTTTTTAATGAGGAGTCCACAGTAAGGGCCATCATAATGGTCAGCCATAACCTTGAGGAGGTCGTGGAATTGAGTGATAAGGTGATAATACTTGGTGGGAGGCCCGCGAGTATTATTGCCGAGGTCGAGATTAAGTTGCCAAGGCCTAGGAATACGAGGGATATAGAGTTCCAGGATTATCTAGATAGACTTTACTCCC from Vulcanisaeta distributa DSM 14429 harbors:
- a CDS encoding ABC transporter ATP-binding protein codes for the protein MDVGYSYKTEKGPIPVLKNINFKVHSHEFVSIVAPTGTGKTTLLRIIAGLRRPDSGKVLLMGEEVKGPTPKLAMIFQDFALYPWLTALENVELALLHRKDLSKEVRREIARKYLELVGLGGFEDYYPRELSGGMKQRVAIARALAAQPVVLLMDEPFANLDAITAEGLRAEIYNMVFNEESTVRAIIMVSHNLEEVVELSDKVIILGGRPASIIAEVEIKLPRPRNTRDIEFQDYLDRLYSLLSISLKV